Proteins encoded by one window of Cydia fagiglandana chromosome Z, ilCydFagi1.1, whole genome shotgun sequence:
- the LOC134678264 gene encoding cytosol aminopeptidase-like, which translates to MLNTKIPHTTPVIIKCARYISQFRIPLNDCRNPMPERKVIDPKACAKRDRGLVLGVYYNESVAGERAILTAAAAKYNKDNGGKLWNLLELSPIPKLGEARVFFDVDPKYAFVAVAGLGTECYTYNTVERLDEHKEAIRTAAGVGARALQELQPAHIDVESFGNAEAAAEGAELAVWQFTEYRTRLLGTQGKVELHLYDDCDFEGWEIGRIKADSQNLARYLEELPANVLNPTSFAKIIVDLLCELDINVHVKTRGWASAHEMGGFVALSHSSVQPPLYVEIGYFGGSPCKQPVVFIGKGVTFDSGGLQLRSREHLRYMKGDMAGAACVVAIVRAAALLKLPINIRGILPLCEMMPNCMSPKFGDVISNAHEKSVKIRMPAREGRLLIADSLAYARNYWPEFIVDVGTMSEELEHALGNAACACYSNSEGLFRDFEVAGSRTGDRIWRMPLWKFYSDRISDVQETDLANTARHFFGDSPNCAAFLRQFVCDGKWVHLDTYNVTYTKGRDFKYLRRGMTGRPTRTIIDLLQLRLCASGEL; encoded by the coding sequence ATGTTAAATACCAAGATCCCCCATACCACTCCGGTTATAATAAAATGCGCCAGGTACATATCGCAATTCCGCATACCATTAAACGACTGTCGGAATCCCATGCCGGAGCGGAAGGTCATCGACCCAAAAGCGTGCGCGAAGCGAGACCGCGGGCTTGTGCTGGGCGTGTACTACAACGAGAGCGTGGCCGGCGAGCGCGCCATCctcaccgccgccgccgccaagtACAACAAGGACAACGGCGGCAAACTGTGGAACCTGCTGGAGCTCTCCCCCATCCCCAAGCTCGGTGAGGCCAGGGTATTCTTCGACGTGGACCCTAAATATGCTTTCGTGGCCGTTGCAGGACTCGGGACGGAATGCTACACTTACAACACGGTGGAACGGCTGGACGAACACAAGGAGGCCATCCGCACCGCCGCCGGCGTCGGCGCCCGAGCGCTGCAGGAGCTGCAGCCGGCTCACATCGACGTGGAGTCGTTCGGCAACGCGGAAGCGGCGGCCGAGGGCGCCGAACTCGCTGTCTGGCAGTTTACGGAATACAGAACGCGATTACTCGGTACTCAAGGCAAAGTCGAACTGCACCTCTACGACGACTGCGACTTCGAAGGTTGGGAAATAGGAAGAATTAAGGCAGATTCCCAGAATTTAGCCAGATATTTGGAAGAGTTGCCGGCAAATGTCCTTAATCCGACGTCATTTGCCAAAATAATCGTAGATCTTCTGTGCGAGCTGGATATAAACGTGCACGTGAAGACGCGAGGATGGGCCTCTGCTCATGAGATGGGCGGATTTGTCGCCCTTAGCCATTCCTCCGTGCAGCCACCGCTCTACGTAGAGATCGGGTACTTCGGCGGGAGCCCTTGTAAGCAGCCGGTGGTGTTCATAGGCAAAGGAGTGACCTTCGACAGCGGCGGTTTACAATTAAGATCGCGGGAGCACCTGCGATATATGAAAGGTGATATGGCCGGGGCGGCGTGTGTGGTGGCGATTGTTCGTGCGGCCGCTTTATTAAAACTGCCAATAAACATTAGGGGGATACTACCGCTTTGCGAGATGATGCCGAATTGCATGAGTCCGAAGTTCGGAGACGTCATTTCCAACGCTCACGAGAAAAGTGTGAAGATTCGTATGCCGGCACGGGAGGGAAGACTGCTGATCGCGGACAGCCTGGCGTACGCTAGGAACTATTGGCCGGAATTTATAGTCGACGTAGGCACAATGTCGGAAGAATTGGAGCACGCCCTCGGTAACGCGGCTTGTGCATGCTACTCGAACTCCGAAGGTTTGTTCCGCGATTTCGAAGTAGCCGGCAGCAGGACCGGCGATAGAATATGGCGAATGCCGCTGTGGAAATTCTATTCGGACCGAATAAGCGACGTGCAGGAGACGGATCTGGCGAACACGGCGCGTCACTTCTTCGGCGACTCTCCGAACTGCGCCGCGTTCCTGCGGCAGTTCGTGTGCGACGGCAAGTGGGTCCACCTCGACACCTACAACGTCACCTACACGAAGGGCCGCGACTTCAAGTACCTGCGGCGCGGCATGACTGGTCGCCCTACACGGACCATTATCGACCTTCTTCAGCTAAGATTATGTGCTAGTGGCGAACTGTAA
- the LOC134678263 gene encoding titin translates to MGNQHSASHPALKPRKNVHWKSAGRPAAPGKPDIIPILSDDEPNAITLRWVASAHDGGAPLQGYQVECNRLGSAGWVRTAPPVVARPELVLTGLEPPHRYQFRVAAINAVGLSDYSELSDVLNVGSDRPYNEPPIFYQHLTDVTALENDKTEFRVSFSGMPAPTVSWFKDDYEIFSSRRTAITTTESSSVLVFHQTLPSDEGEIKCTATNRAGHAVSKARLALEAAPKLRYPRQYEDGLLYEINETVYLKMSIVGKPTPTVEWRHDGQPIAVDDRVEITNTPKFSMLKIHSARRSDRGEYQVHASNIIGEDTAAFLVTITAPPDPPRRVTVTRQVDKSVTLDWEPPEDDGGCRIGNYVVEYYRGGWNVWLKATTSRKTNVTLFDLIEGSEYRFRVKAESPYGMSLPSVESAPVRIPGRSVDMEFLAVESRIINEVLTREDGETASVSPAPRRKRAQAAPPSPQPKRRAVTPDRDPTGSNEFMLVLYPDKKQDDKADKRKSFQLELEDALSPPPLSLSAPELSSRAILPFKALRNAVSSTELLHERAMARFYKAVALKEEQTKNQKQNSQNTHIPYTTHDTNDSRPIEEQPIEEPKINPPQIYIKTDSVENKEYKFNSRLASNDSESSMNKWQNVSFDEDYTASTVSSDAEYSDEGSLNGEMDRRSQYSNEEDTYHPRDKVTRPSPSKEYLDEEEEDESEREVLKPLPLPDPNFVPKPILKRREVGPEVKPTQNWLKPEEKHISKPQPKTEEKHTFGPQSKLDEKQLFGSHPKVEEKRTLGPQVKTDEKRLFSPEIIEEKAKSEPTEISEIENRPLSPEPKPIETLEQEEKLTIKGKNKIEPKKDVFEKPKHDEKMTLFKKITKMPVQKPSFSFPKILQKKETEKPPEKNEANEKPKAINKVEKKKDEITEEGRTVIEYYDNIVREYKSIKKPSTPLYLNTEDLKHVAEEQEEKREKAAEQKKLVKQAKTTANKTTGHKQLANKSKIGNSVPKQTKTKLANQTDTKAKPKTVRQEKAVPSKSDGKQNEPQEKYTQQIILKTAERATIVIPIDYQELEEQAKVNVRSAIDYMVDVCLLMLAFWVYFFKDERLAIPFLILIIYRQVQETILSDIPEWVRTHTPSWLKKKAS, encoded by the exons ATGGGCAACCAACACTCCGCCTCACACCCCGCTCTCAAGCCCCGGAAAAACGTCCACTGGAAGTCCGCAG GACGTCCGGCGGCGCCCGGAAAGCCGGATATTATCCCGATCCTGTCCGACGATGAACCGAACGCGATCACGCTGCGCTGGGTGGCTTCAGCGCACGACGGAGGCGCCCCACTGCAAGGCTACCAGGTGGAGTGCAACCGGCTGGGCTCGGCCGGGTGGGTGCGCACGGCGCCACCCGTCGTCGCGCGCCCCGAGCTCGTGCTCACCGGCCTCGAGCCCCCGCACCGCTACCAGTTCCGCGTCGCCGCCATCAACGCCGTCGGCCTCTCCGACTACAGCGAACTGTCCGACGTCCTCAACGTCGGCTCCGACCGCCCTTATAACGAACCGCCTATATTCTACCAGCATCTGACCGATGTAACTGCTCTCGAAAATGATAAAACTGAATTCCGAGTCAGCTTTTCGGGCATGCCCGCGCCGACCGTCTCCTGGTTTAAAGACGATTATGAAATATTCAGCAGCAGGCGAACGGCGATCACGACGACGGAGTCTTCAAGCGTGCTTGTCTTCCACCAGACTCTGCCTAGTGACGAGGGCGAAATCAAGTGCACGGCAACAAACCGCGCAGGGCATGCGGTCAGCAAGGCGCGGCTGGCGCTCGAGGCGGCGCCGAAGCTGCGCTACCCTCGCCAATACGAGGACGGTCTGCTTTACGAAATTAACGAAACGGTATATCTGAAAATGTCTATAGTCGGGAAACCGACACCGACCGTGGAGTGGCGTCACGACGGCCAGCCGATCGCGGTGGACGATCGGGTGGAGATCACGAATACGCCCAAATTTTCGATGTTGAAAATACACTCCGCTCGCAGGAGCGACCGAGGGGAATACCAAGTTCACGCGAGCAACATAATCGGGGAGGACACGGCCGCGTTTTTGGTGACCATCACTGCACCGCCGGACCCACCGCGGCGCGTGACCGTTACGCGACAAGTAGACAAATCCGTCACGCTCGACTGGGAGCCGCCCGAGGACGACGGTGGATGCCGCATAGGCAACTACGTCGTCGAGTACTACCGAGGTGGTTGGAACGTATGGCTAAAGGCGACAACGAGCCGCAAAACGAACGTGACTCTTTTTGACCTAATTGAAGGCAGCGAGTACCGATTCCGCGTGAAAGCAGAGAGTCCATACGGTATGAGTTTGCCGAGCGTGGAGTCGGCGCCGGTGCGGATCCCGGGTCGCTCGGTCGACATGGAGTTCCTGGCGGTGGAATCCCGCATTATCAACGAGGTGCTGACCCGCGAGGACGGCGAGACGGCGTCGGTGtcgccggcgccgcgccgcAAACGCGCGCAAGCCGCACCGCCTTCTCCGCAGCCTAAACGTCGCGCCGTCACGCCTGACAGGGACCCCACTGGTAGCAACGAATTCATGCTCGTACTGTACCCCGACAAGAAACAGGACGATAAAGCCG ATAAAAGAAAGTCGTTCCAGTTAGAGCTGGAGGACGCGTTGTCGCCGCCACCGCTGTCGCTGTCGGCGCCCGAGCTCAGCTCGCGCGCCATCTTGCCCTTCAAGGCGCTGCGCAACGCTGTCAGCTCCACCGAGCTGCTGCACGAGCGCGCCATGGCCCGCTTCTACAAGGCCGTCGCGTTGAAGGAGGAACAAACCAAGAACCAGAAACAAAACAGTCAAAACACACACATTCCGTACACTACACACGACACCAACGACAGCCGACCAATTGAAGAACAACCAATAGAGGAACCAAAAATTAATCCGCCGCAAATATACATAAAAACCGATTCGGTTGAGAATAAGGAGTACAAGTTCAACTCGCGCCTAGCTTCCAACGATTCCGAGTCGTCAATGAACAAGTGGCAGAACGTGTCGTTCGATGAAGACTACACTGCCAGCACTGTCTCCTCGGACGCTGAGTACTCAGACGAGGGCAGTCTTAATGGTGAAATGGACAGAAGAAGCCAGTATTCGAACGAAGAGGACACCTATCATCCCCGAGATAAAGTTACAAGACCCTCACCGTCAAAAGAATATCTTGATGAAGAAGAGGAGGACGAATCCGAGAGAGAAGTCTTAAAACCACTGCCTCTCCCTGATCCTAATTTCGTGCCAAAGCCTATACTCAAACGAAGAGAAGTTGGGCCGGAAGTGAAACCCACGCAAAATTGGTTGAAGCCAGAGGAAAAACATATATCAAAACCACAGCCAAAAACAGAAGAGAAACATACATTTGGACCACAAAGCAAGCTCGATGAAAAGCAGCTATTTGGATCCCATCCGAAGGTGGAGGAAAAACGCACATTAGGGCCCCAGGTAAAGACAGACGAGAAGCGTTTGTTTAGTCCCGAAATTATAGAAGAAAAAGCTAAAAGTGAACCCACGGAAATATCTGAAATTGAAAATAGACCTTTATCTCCAGAACCGAAACCCATAGAAACACTAGAACAGGAGGAGAAACTCAcaataaaaggaaaaaataagatTGAACCCAAAAAAGATGTCTTTGAGAAGCCTAAACATGACGAAAAAATGACCTTATTCAAGAAAATTACAAAAATGCCGGTTCAGAAACCTTCATTTTCCtttccaaaaatattacaaaagaaAGAAACAGAGAAACCGCCAGAGAAGAATGAAGCGAATGAAAAACCAAAAGCAATTAATAAAGTTGAAAAGAAAAAGGACGAAATAACAGAAGAAGGCAGAACGGTTATTGAATATTACGATAACATAGTTAGAGAatataaaagtattaaaaagCCATCTACTCCGCTTTATCTAAATACGGAAGATCTTAAACACGTCGCAGAAgaacaagaagaaaaaagaGAGAAGGCTGCTGAACAAAAGAAACTAGTGAAACAGGCGAAAACTACAGCAAATAAAACAACAGGTCATAAACAATTAGCCAATAAAAGTAAAATCGGTAACTCCGTCCCCAAACAGACTAAAACGAAACTAGCGAATCAAACAGATACTAAAGCTAAACCAAAGACGGTGAGGCAAGAAAAAGCTGTACCTTCGAAATCGGACGGCAAACAAAACGAACCTCAAGAGAAATATACTCAACAAATTATTCTTAAGACAGCTGAACGAGCTACGATAGTTATACCTATAGATTACCAGGAACTGGAGGAACAAGCCAAAGTAAACGTGAGGTCCGCGATAGATTACATGGTGGACGTGTGCCTGCTAATGCTCGCCTTCTGGGTCTACTTCTTTAAGGACGAGAGACTGGCCATCCCATTCCTCATACTAATCATTTACCGACAGGTGCAAGAGACGATCCTGTCCGACATCCCCGAGTGGGTGCGGACCCACACGCCCAGCTGGCTCAAGAAAAAAGCTTCTTGA